Proteins encoded in a region of the Haloglomus salinum genome:
- the sucD gene encoding succinate--CoA ligase subunit alpha: MSILVDDETRVVVQGITGGEGKFHAEQMIEYGTNVVAGAVPGKGGQEVAGVPVYDTVAGAAREEDADAAVVFVPPAFAADALFEALDSPVDLVVAITEGIPQQDMASVYKRLGETDTALVGPNCPGVITPGEAKLGILPGNIFSEGDVGLVSRSGTLTYQVVDSLTQRGIGQTTAVGIGGDPIIGTDFVDALERFEADTDTEAVVMCGEIGGEDEEEAARYISQYMDTPVAGFIAGRTAPPGKRMGHAGAIVGSSGAGTAESKINALNDAGVPVGDTPEEVADHIEDFL; the protein is encoded by the coding sequence ATGAGTATCCTAGTCGACGACGAGACGCGCGTGGTGGTACAGGGCATCACCGGCGGGGAGGGCAAGTTCCACGCCGAGCAGATGATCGAGTACGGGACCAACGTCGTCGCCGGCGCGGTGCCGGGCAAGGGCGGCCAGGAGGTCGCCGGCGTTCCGGTGTACGACACCGTGGCGGGCGCGGCCCGCGAGGAGGACGCCGACGCGGCCGTCGTCTTCGTCCCGCCGGCGTTCGCCGCGGACGCGCTGTTCGAGGCGCTGGACTCCCCGGTCGACCTCGTCGTGGCCATCACGGAGGGCATCCCGCAGCAGGACATGGCCTCCGTCTACAAGCGACTCGGCGAGACGGACACCGCCCTGGTGGGCCCGAACTGCCCCGGCGTCATCACGCCCGGGGAGGCCAAACTCGGTATCCTTCCGGGCAACATCTTCTCCGAGGGCGACGTGGGCCTCGTCTCGCGCTCGGGCACCTTGACCTACCAGGTCGTCGACAGCCTCACGCAACGCGGCATCGGGCAGACCACCGCCGTCGGCATCGGTGGCGACCCCATCATCGGGACGGACTTCGTCGACGCTCTCGAGCGGTTCGAGGCCGACACCGACACCGAGGCCGTGGTGATGTGCGGCGAGATCGGCGGCGAGGACGAGGAGGAGGCCGCCCGCTACATCTCGCAGTACATGGACACGCCCGTCGCCGGCTTCATCGCCGGGCGCACGGCGCCGCCGGGCAAGCGGATGGGCCACGCCGGCGCCATCGTCGGCAGTTCCGGCGCCGGAACAGCCGAGTCGAAGATCAACGCGCTCAACGACGCCGGCGTCCCGGTCGGGGACACGCCCGAGGAGGTCGCGGACCACATCGAGGACTTCCTTTGA
- a CDS encoding PGF-CTERM sorting domain-containing protein: MTGTHTRRAVSLAVVAVALAAVAGGPASGAAEGPAATTGHGGDGNLTWVMLTPQPGLDDGDMENYGVPPRGFRTVDYVSVTWVDGGFAGCGASNAEVFGIDRGNDDPGTEVDQSLFSSIKSTRVNEDEFEADFYDEGDFGGSPPTFNEGDQLVGKTTSCIDTPGAPGWYQVKSTIASKNGNFEGKSHYFWVCDCANEQTAREQLGPPPSESTPTPTASPTPTATATPTPEPSPTRTPPAEGTSFPSPTPTPTPTPTPEHVPTPTAVAADAATAAGTGTPGEGGAGGAGAGSSGGDAGDGAAGATPTPTHPGNWSAVVERSPTASSGPGFGATAAAAGVLATGMLARREQ, encoded by the coding sequence GTGACTGGCACGCACACACGTCGTGCTGTCTCCCTCGCGGTCGTGGCGGTCGCACTGGCCGCGGTGGCGGGAGGACCTGCGTCCGGGGCGGCAGAGGGACCAGCCGCGACGACGGGGCACGGGGGCGACGGCAACCTGACGTGGGTGATGCTGACGCCACAGCCGGGGCTTGATGACGGGGACATGGAGAACTACGGCGTCCCGCCGCGGGGCTTCCGGACGGTCGACTACGTCAGCGTCACCTGGGTCGACGGCGGGTTCGCCGGGTGTGGCGCCAGTAACGCAGAGGTGTTCGGCATCGACCGGGGGAACGACGACCCCGGCACGGAGGTGGACCAGAGCCTCTTCTCCAGCATCAAATCCACGAGGGTGAACGAGGACGAGTTCGAGGCGGATTTCTACGACGAAGGCGACTTCGGCGGCTCTCCGCCCACCTTCAACGAGGGAGACCAGCTGGTGGGGAAGACGACCAGCTGTATCGACACGCCCGGCGCCCCTGGCTGGTATCAGGTCAAGTCGACCATCGCCTCGAAGAACGGCAACTTCGAGGGGAAATCGCACTACTTCTGGGTCTGTGACTGCGCGAACGAGCAGACAGCCCGGGAGCAACTGGGCCCACCGCCCTCCGAATCCACGCCCACCCCGACGGCGAGCCCGACACCGACGGCCACGGCCACTCCCACGCCGGAGCCGTCACCGACCCGGACGCCACCGGCCGAGGGTACGTCGTTCCCCTCGCCAACGCCCACACCGACCCCCACACCCACGCCCGAACACGTTCCCACGCCGACCGCCGTGGCGGCCGACGCAGCGACCGCGGCCGGGACAGGCACCCCAGGCGAGGGCGGCGCTGGGGGTGCAGGTGCAGGCAGCAGCGGGGGGGACGCCGGTGACGGCGCAGCCGGCGCGACCCCGACCCCCACCCACCCGGGGAACTGGTCGGCCGTCGTCGAGCGTTCGCCGACTGCCTCCAGTGGCCCCGGATTCGGAGCGACCGCTGCGGCCGCGGGGGTTCTCGCCACCGGGATGCTCGCGCGGCGCGAACAGTGA
- a CDS encoding DUF3604 domain-containing protein → MNEDSYRGGLTAFRASELTRDAVFDALRTRRVYGTTQPNRIQVAFSLDGRRLDDPDHTVSVDPDGTREVWLRVAGDAPIDCVEVVKNTETWRTVTPGDGPDGYENWVVETTLVDETPVAGMRYDAERGTDADAYHLRVVQRDGGMAWVGPLWAEPA, encoded by the coding sequence ATGAACGAGGACTCCTATCGGGGCGGCCTCACGGCGTTCCGGGCGTCCGAACTCACGCGCGACGCCGTCTTCGACGCCCTGCGAACCAGACGGGTGTACGGGACGACCCAGCCCAACCGCATCCAGGTCGCGTTCTCGCTGGATGGCCGCCGGCTCGACGACCCGGACCACACCGTCAGCGTCGACCCGGACGGCACCCGCGAGGTGTGGCTCCGGGTCGCCGGGGACGCCCCCATCGACTGCGTGGAGGTTGTGAAGAACACAGAGACGTGGCGCACGGTCACGCCGGGAGACGGGCCGGACGGGTACGAGAACTGGGTCGTCGAGACGACACTCGTCGACGAGACACCTGTCGCCGGGATGCGGTACGACGCCGAACGGGGCACCGACGCCGACGCCTACCATCTCCGGGTCGTCCAGCGGGACGGCGGGATGGCATGGGTCGGGCCGCTGTGGGCCGAGCCGGCCTGA
- a CDS encoding helix-turn-helix domain-containing protein — MRYVKIVLIPESGGLHPAEERLRNDPDIQEEAILHLNLLDDGTAVSLATHRGDSERLREILGGSGDVLDFEVLDTDDGIQTYIHFTPNETTEALLRLTREYEFVIDTPIRWDADDSGAVRVGLIGDDDTVQRAIESVPENIRLELEQLSEYSPESQELSAMLTERQKEILDTAVDVGYYEVPRRATHEDIAEALDLSTTTVGEHLRKIEARMLSEIAKSH, encoded by the coding sequence ATGCGGTACGTCAAAATCGTCCTCATCCCGGAGTCCGGCGGGCTCCACCCGGCAGAAGAGCGGCTCAGGAACGACCCGGATATCCAGGAGGAGGCCATCCTCCACCTGAACCTGCTCGACGACGGCACGGCCGTGTCGCTCGCGACCCACCGCGGGGACTCCGAGCGACTCCGGGAGATCCTCGGCGGGAGCGGGGACGTGCTCGACTTCGAGGTACTGGACACCGACGACGGTATCCAGACCTACATCCACTTCACCCCAAACGAGACGACCGAGGCCCTGCTCCGGCTCACCCGCGAGTACGAGTTCGTCATCGACACACCCATCCGATGGGATGCCGACGACAGCGGCGCCGTCCGTGTGGGGCTCATCGGCGACGACGACACGGTCCAGCGAGCCATCGAGAGCGTTCCGGAGAACATCCGCCTCGAGCTGGAGCAGCTCTCGGAGTACAGCCCGGAGTCACAGGAGCTCTCGGCGATGCTCACCGAGCGTCAGAAGGAGATCCTCGATACGGCCGTCGACGTCGGCTACTACGAGGTCCCGCGCCGGGCGACCCACGAGGACATCGCCGAGGCACTGGACCTCTCGACGACGACCGTCGGTGAGCATCTCCGGAAGATCGAGGCCCGGATGCTCTCCGAGATCGCCAAGTCCCACTGA
- a CDS encoding PGF-CTERM sorting domain-containing protein, whose protein sequence is MDRMQPLAVLVLVTVVAAGLVGPTLVGPSLDGTGGVAAADHGIERGNFTVRPSPQPGLDDAEMKSFGIPNRNIPQVDFLRATWKEGGFTGCGPGNAEAFGIDRGNDDPGTEIDESLTASVKATTINEDVFKADFYDEGDFGGSPPTFNEGDEFVNYVTGCIDTPDEPGWYQLTSTIAGTDDQAKVKSHYFYICDCASEQEAREQLGPPPSEPTPTPTATPTPTPTATPTPTPEPTPTRTPPDDGTPFPSPTPTATATPSPTPGATPESTPTPAPTATVAADEGSDADENEAASVATPSPTATEGGNWSDVVRRSPTAAEGPGFGAGMAVAATLVAGLLARRRE, encoded by the coding sequence ATGGACAGGATGCAACCACTCGCGGTACTGGTGCTGGTGACCGTCGTGGCGGCGGGGCTCGTGGGACCGACGCTCGTCGGCCCGTCGCTCGACGGGACCGGTGGCGTCGCCGCGGCCGACCACGGCATCGAGAGGGGGAACTTCACCGTCCGGCCGAGCCCGCAACCTGGGCTCGACGACGCAGAGATGAAGAGCTTCGGTATCCCGAACCGGAACATCCCGCAGGTCGACTTCCTCAGGGCCACCTGGAAGGAAGGCGGTTTCACAGGCTGCGGCCCCGGAAACGCCGAGGCGTTCGGCATCGACCGTGGCAACGACGACCCCGGCACGGAGATCGACGAGAGCCTGACGGCGAGCGTCAAGGCGACGACGATCAACGAGGACGTGTTCAAGGCGGACTTCTACGACGAGGGGGACTTCGGCGGCTCGCCCCCGACGTTCAACGAGGGCGACGAGTTCGTCAACTACGTCACCGGCTGTATCGACACGCCCGACGAACCCGGCTGGTACCAGCTCACCTCCACTATCGCCGGCACCGACGACCAGGCCAAAGTGAAGTCACACTACTTCTACATCTGCGACTGCGCGAGCGAGCAGGAGGCCCGGGAGCAACTGGGGCCGCCGCCGTCCGAGCCCACCCCGACGCCGACGGCGACCCCGACGCCCACCCCGACGGCCACGCCCACACCCACGCCGGAGCCGACCCCGACCCGGACGCCGCCGGACGACGGCACGCCGTTCCCGTCCCCGACCCCCACCGCCACGGCGACACCATCACCGACGCCCGGGGCAACGCCCGAGTCGACGCCGACGCCAGCCCCGACAGCCACCGTGGCCGCCGACGAGGGGAGCGACGCCGACGAGAACGAGGCCGCGAGCGTCGCAACGCCCTCGCCGACGGCGACGGAGGGGGGGAACTGGTCGGACGTGGTCAGGCGGTCGCCGACGGCTGCCGAGGGCCCCGGCTTCGGCGCCGGCATGGCTGTCGCGGCCACGCTCGTCGCGGGGCTGCTCGCTCGCCGGCGGGAGTAG
- a CDS encoding DUF433 domain-containing protein: MAETTDGVIERELLDEPHVAGRRVPVRALYTAVEESGASPSAVAAQFDIEPATVHRALAYAHDNPGEMASVRAEREAAFEEFREERAANGAD; the protein is encoded by the coding sequence ATGGCCGAGACGACCGACGGCGTCATCGAGCGTGAACTGCTGGACGAACCACACGTAGCCGGCCGTCGGGTCCCGGTCCGGGCGCTGTACACGGCGGTCGAGGAGTCGGGCGCGTCGCCGTCGGCTGTGGCCGCGCAGTTCGACATCGAACCGGCGACGGTCCACCGGGCGCTCGCGTACGCCCACGACAATCCGGGCGAGATGGCCAGTGTCCGCGCCGAGCGCGAGGCCGCCTTCGAGGAGTTCCGCGAGGAGCGTGCCGCGAACGGCGCCGACTGA
- a CDS encoding YIP1 family protein produces MTTWVENPEGGRARGPVGLARAWGEVLVRPRRFFENGVAPGDQAPGLVFAIVVTLVHVALRGVFTPGFFPVYGGRPVLSAVFTFVVAGLFVAPVLLHLTAAIQTVLLRPFVPDRAGVSETVQVVAYAAAPGVFAAVPVPGVRLVAALYGATLLVIGLVVVHDTTVARAAAAGAVPALLVFGYAFGGLPAFETLAGVDLVPDPRVGAGNTADLSRP; encoded by the coding sequence GTGACAACCTGGGTCGAGAACCCGGAGGGTGGGCGCGCACGCGGGCCTGTCGGCCTCGCGCGGGCGTGGGGCGAGGTGCTGGTGCGGCCGCGCCGGTTCTTCGAGAACGGCGTCGCACCCGGTGACCAGGCTCCCGGCCTCGTCTTCGCCATCGTGGTCACGCTGGTCCACGTCGCGCTCCGAGGGGTGTTCACGCCCGGCTTCTTCCCCGTCTACGGTGGCCGGCCGGTTCTCTCGGCGGTGTTCACCTTCGTCGTCGCGGGACTGTTCGTCGCGCCGGTGCTGCTGCATCTCACCGCGGCCATCCAGACCGTCCTGCTCCGGCCGTTCGTCCCCGACCGCGCGGGCGTCTCCGAGACCGTGCAGGTGGTCGCCTACGCCGCAGCGCCGGGCGTGTTCGCTGCGGTCCCGGTCCCCGGCGTCCGACTCGTGGCCGCGCTGTACGGCGCGACGCTCCTCGTTATCGGGCTGGTCGTCGTCCACGACACCACCGTCGCGCGGGCCGCGGCCGCGGGTGCCGTCCCGGCGCTGCTGGTGTTCGGCTACGCCTTCGGTGGTCTCCCGGCGTTCGAGACGCTGGCCGGTGTCGACCTCGTGCCGGACCCGCGGGTGGGCGCCGGGAACACCGCCGACCTGTCCCGGCCCTGA
- a CDS encoding AI-2E family transporter, with translation MDLAADRKRDRLAWWLAVGALAALLAFVALNVLGTLVLGLFIYYVVRPLNERVDRHLPSHTAATVTFLGVILPLVAVVAYIVVVASRELLATFAGRSLTVSALLAPYLDRSVAESRETTVQAVLNQPMSFLTSNAGTAREVADAALALVGAASGILFILLVAAAVAYFLLQDGDRLYRWSRANLFAEESTLDAFLQAVDHDLETVYLGNVFTVGLVAVGAAVVYNGYNLLVPTPVEIPIPTALALATGLASFVPIVVGKLVYVPLTGALAISALGNDTGLLVYPVALFLVALVFLDILPQTVVRPYLSGRELHTGATMLSYVLGATVFGWYGIFLGPLVLVLVVHTSRIVLPELVAGEELTPGVSAPSSLGTEEGGTE, from the coding sequence ATGGACCTCGCTGCCGACCGGAAGCGCGACCGGCTGGCCTGGTGGCTGGCCGTTGGTGCGCTGGCCGCCCTCCTGGCCTTCGTCGCACTCAACGTCCTCGGAACGCTCGTCCTCGGGCTGTTCATCTACTACGTCGTCCGTCCGCTCAACGAGCGGGTCGACCGGCACCTGCCCTCACACACCGCCGCGACGGTGACCTTCCTGGGTGTCATCCTCCCGCTGGTCGCGGTCGTGGCCTACATCGTTGTCGTGGCGTCGCGCGAACTGCTCGCGACCTTCGCGGGCCGGTCGCTCACCGTGAGTGCGCTGCTGGCCCCGTATCTGGACCGGTCGGTCGCAGAGTCCCGCGAGACGACCGTTCAGGCCGTCCTGAACCAGCCGATGTCCTTCTTGACCAGCAACGCCGGGACAGCACGCGAGGTCGCCGACGCCGCCCTCGCGCTGGTCGGAGCCGCGAGCGGCATCCTGTTCATCCTGCTGGTGGCGGCGGCGGTCGCGTACTTCCTCCTGCAGGACGGCGACCGGCTCTACCGCTGGTCGCGGGCGAACCTGTTCGCCGAGGAATCGACGCTCGATGCCTTCCTCCAGGCCGTCGACCACGACCTCGAGACGGTCTATCTCGGCAACGTCTTCACCGTCGGGCTGGTCGCCGTCGGCGCCGCCGTCGTCTACAACGGCTACAACCTCCTCGTGCCCACGCCCGTCGAGATACCGATTCCGACGGCGCTCGCGCTCGCGACCGGACTCGCGAGTTTCGTCCCCATCGTCGTCGGCAAACTCGTCTACGTTCCGCTGACGGGAGCGCTGGCGATCTCGGCGCTCGGGAACGACACCGGGCTCCTCGTCTACCCGGTCGCGCTGTTCCTCGTGGCGCTCGTCTTCCTCGACATCCTCCCGCAGACCGTCGTCCGGCCGTACCTCTCCGGACGAGAGCTCCACACGGGCGCGACGATGCTCTCGTACGTCCTCGGCGCCACCGTCTTCGGCTGGTACGGCATCTTCCTCGGCCCGCTGGTGCTCGTGCTGGTGGTGCATACGTCTCGCATCGTCCTCCCGGAACTCGTCGCCGGCGAGGAGCTGACACCGGGCGTCAGTGCGCCGTCCAGCCTCGGCACCGAGGAAGGTGGGACCGAATAG
- a CDS encoding aldo/keto reductase → MEYTTLGDTGVTVSRLCLGCMSFGDSDWREWVRGEEFGHELVERARDLGINFFDTANMYSRGDSERILGDALGEDATEQVIATKGFFQMDDDDPNSGGLSRKAIEQELDASRERLGVDTIDLYQTHRYDYKTPVEETMRALSDAVRREKVRYLGGSSMWTHQFADMLHTSDRLGLERFATMQNHYNLAYREEEREMLPLCEREGIGVMPWSPLARGFLARPHEEYLTTTRAETDDYAQAHPYADNGGKEVNERVQELADEKDASMAQIALAWLLHKDRVDAPIIGTSSIEHLEEAVAALDISLSDSDIEHLEEPYEPVPVSGHE, encoded by the coding sequence ATGGAGTACACCACCCTCGGCGATACCGGCGTGACCGTCTCGCGACTCTGTCTCGGTTGCATGAGTTTCGGCGACTCGGACTGGCGCGAGTGGGTCCGGGGTGAGGAGTTCGGCCACGAGCTCGTCGAGCGGGCCCGCGACCTCGGCATCAACTTCTTCGACACCGCCAACATGTACTCTCGGGGCGACTCCGAGCGTATCCTGGGTGACGCACTCGGCGAGGACGCCACCGAGCAGGTCATCGCGACGAAGGGCTTCTTCCAGATGGACGACGACGACCCGAATTCGGGCGGCCTCTCGCGGAAGGCCATCGAACAGGAACTCGACGCCTCCCGCGAGCGCCTCGGTGTCGACACCATCGACCTCTACCAGACGCATCGTTACGACTACAAGACGCCCGTCGAGGAGACGATGCGGGCTCTCTCGGATGCCGTCCGGCGCGAGAAGGTCCGCTACCTCGGCGGCTCCTCGATGTGGACCCACCAGTTCGCCGATATGCTCCACACGAGCGACCGGCTCGGGCTGGAGCGGTTCGCCACGATGCAGAACCACTACAACCTCGCGTACCGCGAGGAGGAGCGCGAGATGCTCCCGCTCTGCGAGCGCGAGGGCATCGGCGTCATGCCGTGGTCGCCGCTGGCCCGTGGGTTCCTCGCACGCCCCCACGAGGAGTATCTCACCACGACCCGCGCCGAGACGGACGACTACGCCCAGGCCCACCCCTACGCCGACAACGGGGGCAAAGAGGTCAACGAGCGCGTGCAGGAACTGGCCGACGAGAAGGACGCCTCCATGGCACAGATCGCGCTGGCGTGGCTGCTCCACAAGGACCGGGTCGACGCGCCCATCATCGGCACGTCGAGCATCGAACACCTCGAGGAGGCCGTCGCCGCACTGGACATCTCGCTCTCGGACTCCGACATCGAGCATCTCGAGGAACCGTACGAGCCGGTCCCCGTCTCCGGCCACGAGTGA